Proteins encoded by one window of Actinocorallia herbida:
- a CDS encoding DUF6069 family protein, with the protein MSDTATAPVKPLITHGLVAAAIAAAATSAVAAAGEFAGISLEVGGEPIPVPGFATLTAVFSVVGLLLALALARWVRRPRTAFVRTTIVLTALSLVPDVIADASTPTKLLLMATHLVAAAIVIPSLARRLPT; encoded by the coding sequence ATGTCCGACACCGCCACCGCTCCCGTCAAGCCACTGATCACCCACGGCCTGGTCGCCGCCGCGATCGCCGCCGCGGCGACCTCGGCCGTCGCCGCGGCGGGCGAGTTCGCCGGGATCAGCCTCGAAGTCGGCGGCGAACCGATCCCGGTGCCCGGGTTCGCCACGCTGACCGCCGTCTTCTCCGTGGTGGGCCTGCTGCTGGCCCTGGCCCTGGCCCGCTGGGTCCGCCGCCCCCGCACGGCCTTCGTCCGCACCACGATCGTCCTCACCGCGCTGTCCCTGGTCCCCGACGTCATCGCCGACGCGTCCACGCCCACGAAGCTCCTGCTGATGGCGACGCACCTCGTCGCCGCCGCGATCGTGATCCCGTCCCTCGCCCGCCGCCTGCCCACCTGA
- a CDS encoding tetratricopeptide repeat protein, whose protein sequence is MRDQTACGVRPGPAELAELYERFGVTPSEVACALEAGAVLNTGSPHPVGMLNAVAKIADAVGKEGAPHRARDLLQTLLPEKIRRLGPRSTWTLTTRGNLAYWTGESGDGARARDLFAALLPDQTGVLGPDHPDTLTSRSALALWTAETGDISEALALFHALLPDQTRILGPDDPDVLDTRSSIAGWTGELHGPAPALELLHDLLADQIRTQGPGHPTTLLTRTHLLYWTAQTEDPRAVLALLEPLLADRIVFLGPDHPEVLDTRAEQAHWTALSGDVPRAADLWRTLLPLWEHVHGPDHPALTDIRDSITALTTGRASGDAVP, encoded by the coding sequence ATGCGCGATCAGACGGCCTGCGGCGTCCGGCCCGGCCCCGCCGAGCTCGCCGAACTGTACGAACGCTTCGGCGTCACCCCCTCGGAGGTGGCGTGCGCCCTGGAAGCCGGGGCCGTGCTGAACACCGGCAGTCCCCATCCGGTCGGGATGTTGAACGCCGTCGCGAAGATCGCCGACGCCGTCGGGAAGGAGGGCGCGCCGCACCGGGCAAGGGACCTCCTTCAGACCCTGCTGCCCGAAAAGATCCGCCGGCTGGGGCCGCGGAGCACGTGGACGCTGACCACCCGCGGCAACCTCGCCTACTGGACGGGCGAGTCGGGCGACGGAGCGCGGGCCCGCGACCTGTTCGCCGCCCTGCTCCCCGACCAGACCGGCGTGCTGGGCCCCGACCACCCCGACACCTTGACCAGCCGAAGCGCCCTCGCCCTCTGGACCGCCGAGACCGGCGACATCTCCGAAGCCCTCGCCCTGTTCCACGCCCTGCTGCCCGACCAGACCCGGATCCTGGGCCCCGACGACCCCGACGTGCTGGACACCAGGTCGTCCATCGCGGGCTGGACCGGCGAACTCCACGGCCCGGCTCCCGCCCTGGAACTCCTGCACGACCTGCTCGCCGATCAGATCCGGACGCAGGGCCCCGGCCATCCCACCACCCTGCTCACCCGCACCCACCTCCTCTACTGGACCGCGCAGACCGAGGACCCCCGCGCCGTCCTGGCGCTGCTCGAACCCCTCCTCGCCGACCGGATCGTCTTCCTGGGCCCCGACCACCCCGAGGTCCTGGACACCCGCGCCGAACAGGCCCATTGGACCGCCCTCTCCGGAGACGTCCCCCGAGCCGCCGACCTATGGCGAACCCTCCTGCCCCTCTGGGAGCACGTCCACGGTCCCGACCACCCCGCCCTCACCGACATTCGCGACTCCATCACCGCCCTGACCACCGGACGCGCCTCCGGTGACGCCGTCCCCTAG
- a CDS encoding LLM class flavin-dependent oxidoreductase, translating into MTDYGHDLVFGAFLTPQNRDAQSPVRLAQSAEAAGLDLVTFQDHPYQPGFLDTWTLLSWVAARTERVTVSGNVLNLPLRPPAVLARAAASLDLLSQGRFALGIGAGGFWDAIEAMGAQRLTPGESVTALEEGLEIIRGIWDAGERGILRVDGAHHRVDGAKRGPAPAHDIPVWLGAYGPRMLRLVARKADGWLPSLSYLKDGDLKRGNAIIDEAAAEAGRDPAQVRRLLNVMGEIGPASQGLLRGPAAQWVEELTALALEDGIGTFILASDDPAALQTFGAEIAPAVRESVARERDRAGTAPASSRRGSAAVALRRPGIDYAKVPADLAADAVEPGDRAYGSVRHNYLRSGSPGLLLRPRSTGQVVGALGYALSQDVPLAVRSGGHGISGRSTNDGGIVLDVGALNAVEVVDPRTRRVRLGAGATWGEVAEALAPRGWAISSGDFGGVGVGGLATTGGIGFLGRRFGLTIDHVVAAEVVAADGRVLRASAQENPDLFWGLRGAGGNLGVVTWVEIEAMELGDVVFSQMTLDARDTSGLLQRWGAAVEAAPRELTSFLILSPARRGRNPVAQLMTVYAGDDTAAAVRELELLAAAGPLLDHRGYVLPYSGVVRPEERHHTGGGDPAVRSGLVTHLDEDVSRAFAMAAHSGTPYFLQIRATGGAAHDLAPDATAYPHRHQNFALTAMAASQSSLNALWDAEVAPHTDGLYLSFDTDTRPERLRDAFGDAGLTRLRHLKRAYDPANVFRANFPISPADS; encoded by the coding sequence ATGACGGACTACGGCCATGACCTCGTGTTCGGCGCGTTCCTCACCCCGCAGAACCGTGATGCGCAGAGCCCGGTCCGGCTCGCACAGTCCGCCGAGGCCGCGGGGCTGGACCTCGTGACCTTCCAGGACCACCCGTACCAGCCGGGTTTCCTGGACACCTGGACGCTGCTGTCCTGGGTCGCCGCGCGGACCGAGCGCGTCACGGTCTCCGGCAACGTGCTCAACCTGCCGCTCCGGCCGCCCGCGGTGCTGGCCCGCGCGGCCGCGTCACTCGACCTGCTGTCGCAGGGCAGGTTCGCGCTGGGCATCGGCGCGGGCGGATTCTGGGACGCCATCGAGGCCATGGGCGCGCAGCGCCTCACTCCGGGCGAGTCGGTCACGGCGCTGGAGGAGGGCCTGGAGATCATCCGCGGCATCTGGGACGCGGGGGAGCGCGGCATCCTGCGCGTCGACGGCGCGCACCACCGTGTCGACGGGGCCAAACGGGGTCCGGCGCCCGCGCACGACATCCCCGTCTGGCTGGGCGCCTACGGCCCGCGCATGCTGCGCCTGGTCGCCCGCAAGGCCGACGGCTGGCTGCCCAGCCTGTCGTACCTGAAGGACGGCGACCTGAAGCGGGGGAACGCGATCATCGACGAGGCGGCGGCCGAGGCCGGACGCGATCCGGCGCAGGTGCGCCGGCTCCTGAACGTCATGGGCGAGATCGGCCCGGCCTCCCAAGGACTCCTGCGCGGGCCCGCCGCGCAGTGGGTGGAGGAACTCACGGCCCTGGCCCTGGAGGACGGCATCGGCACCTTCATCCTCGCCTCCGACGATCCGGCGGCGCTCCAGACCTTCGGCGCGGAGATCGCCCCCGCCGTGCGCGAGAGCGTGGCGCGGGAACGGGACAGGGCAGGGACGGCGCCCGCCTCGTCCCGGCGCGGTTCCGCCGCGGTCGCGCTGCGCCGCCCGGGCATCGACTACGCGAAGGTGCCCGCGGACCTCGCCGCCGACGCCGTCGAGCCCGGCGACCGCGCCTATGGGTCGGTGCGGCACAACTACCTGCGGTCCGGGTCGCCCGGCCTGCTCCTGCGCCCGCGGTCGACGGGCCAGGTCGTCGGCGCGCTCGGCTACGCGCTGTCCCAGGACGTGCCGCTGGCGGTGCGCTCGGGCGGCCACGGCATCAGCGGCCGCTCCACCAACGACGGCGGCATCGTGCTGGACGTAGGCGCGCTGAACGCCGTCGAGGTCGTCGACCCGCGGACGCGGCGGGTGCGGCTCGGCGCGGGCGCCACGTGGGGAGAGGTCGCTGAGGCGCTGGCGCCGCGCGGGTGGGCGATCAGTTCGGGCGACTTCGGCGGGGTGGGCGTGGGCGGGCTCGCCACTACGGGCGGAATCGGCTTTCTCGGCCGACGGTTCGGGCTGACCATCGACCACGTCGTCGCGGCCGAGGTGGTGGCCGCCGACGGGCGCGTCCTGCGCGCTTCCGCGCAGGAGAACCCCGACCTGTTCTGGGGCCTGCGCGGCGCCGGCGGAAACCTCGGCGTGGTGACGTGGGTCGAGATCGAGGCGATGGAGCTCGGCGACGTCGTCTTCTCCCAGATGACCCTCGACGCGCGCGACACCTCCGGGCTCCTCCAGCGCTGGGGGGCCGCCGTCGAGGCCGCGCCGCGCGAGCTGACGAGCTTCCTGATCCTCTCCCCGGCGCGCAGGGGCCGCAATCCCGTCGCCCAGCTCATGACCGTGTACGCCGGCGACGACACGGCCGCCGCGGTGAGGGAACTGGAGCTGCTCGCCGCGGCGGGCCCGCTGCTCGACCATCGGGGATACGTCCTGCCCTACTCCGGTGTGGTGCGGCCCGAGGAACGGCACCACACCGGCGGCGGCGATCCCGCGGTGCGCTCCGGCCTCGTCACCCATCTCGACGAGGACGTCAGCCGCGCCTTCGCGATGGCGGCGCACTCCGGGACGCCCTACTTCCTCCAGATCCGCGCCACCGGCGGCGCCGCGCACGACCTCGCCCCGGACGCCACCGCCTACCCCCACCGCCACCAGAACTTCGCACTCACCGCCATGGCGGCCTCCCAGTCCTCCCTGAACGCCCTGTGGGACGCCGAAGTCGCCCCGCACACCGACGGCCTCTACCTGTCCTTCGACACCGACACCCGCCCCGAGCGCCTGCGCGACGCCTTCGGCGATGCGGGCCTCACCCGCCTCCGCCACCTCAAGCGCGCCTACGACCCCGCCAACGTCTTCCGAGCCAACTTCCCGATCAGCCCAGCGGACTCCTGA
- a CDS encoding MarR family winged helix-turn-helix transcriptional regulator has product MTIGERPEPQAPSHGPSMLGWTLTVLLREWRARVEEIARDLPQGVRGYQVLSAATHGTPPTQAALAARLGIDRTVMTYLLDAFEGCDLLRREPDPNDRRARRVVPTDHGRGVLADLDAQVARTEDDLLRGLAPEEKALLLALMERAASTASPGADRCTEVLDPPGRPPRG; this is encoded by the coding sequence GTGACCATCGGGGAACGCCCAGAACCGCAGGCGCCGTCGCACGGGCCGTCCATGCTGGGATGGACGCTCACCGTCCTGCTCCGGGAATGGCGCGCACGGGTCGAGGAGATCGCCCGCGACCTTCCGCAAGGGGTCCGCGGCTACCAGGTGCTCTCCGCCGCCACGCACGGGACCCCGCCCACCCAGGCCGCCCTCGCCGCGCGCCTCGGCATCGACCGCACCGTCATGACCTACCTGCTCGACGCGTTCGAGGGCTGCGACCTCCTGCGCCGCGAGCCCGACCCGAACGACCGGCGCGCCCGCCGCGTCGTCCCCACCGACCACGGCCGCGGCGTCCTCGCCGACCTCGACGCGCAGGTCGCCCGGACCGAGGACGACCTCCTGCGCGGCCTCGCCCCCGAGGAGAAGGCCCTCCTGCTCGCCCTCATGGAGCGCGCCGCCTCCACCGCCTCCCCCGGCGCGGACCGCTGCACGGAGGTCCTGGACCCGCCCGGCCGCCCGCCCCGAGGCTGA